From a single Pseudalkalibacillus hwajinpoensis genomic region:
- the abc-f gene encoding ribosomal protection-like ABC-F family protein, with protein sequence MMICSAQSICKMLGGNSIFENISFEVPEKDRVGIVGRNGSGKTTLFKLLSGIESTDEGDIHFKKGTKIGYLAQIPYFPGCSVKTVLREAFKELEDMGERMHELESKMANGDESNQMMKEYGQLLDEFTRRGGYEREAAIQQVANGLGIQHLLESPFEQLSGGEKTKVSLGLLLLQEPELLLLDEPTNHLDIEAVEWLEGFINHYRGTVLIISHDRYFLDEVVTKIMDLEDGELTIYHGSYSEFVTQKEEMLLTEFAAYQEQQKKIRKMKEAIKRLREWANQASPPNAALHKRARNMERALERMNKIKKPTLDRKKMGLEFDMADRSGKDVVTFENVGVGYGEKQLLTQVNWHVRYKERVAVVGKNGSGKTTLLKVLLGQLQPVQGKVTTGGSVKIGYLSQHVLEDRGEERVLDLYRETAKVTEGDARHELARFLFYGYQVFSKISSLSGGEKMRLRLAQLMSKDINLLVLDEPTNHLDIDSREVLEDALERFPGTIICVSHDRYLLNKCFPVTYWLEEGRLHHYILSYSDAREKHREAVKMIEASEEVHQNVHSKSVSRIETTVESIEDKVDKLEQDLFQIERKLEQLSDSDHEKLVELYEKKQILEQRREELYNKLMGEER encoded by the coding sequence ATGATGATTTGTTCGGCACAATCAATTTGTAAAATGCTTGGTGGAAATAGTATTTTTGAAAATATTTCATTTGAAGTACCAGAAAAAGATCGGGTAGGCATTGTTGGAAGAAATGGAAGTGGGAAGACGACGCTTTTTAAGCTGCTATCGGGTATTGAAAGCACGGATGAAGGCGACATTCATTTTAAAAAAGGAACGAAAATTGGCTACCTGGCTCAGATTCCATATTTTCCAGGATGTTCTGTAAAGACAGTGTTGAGGGAAGCTTTCAAAGAGCTTGAAGATATGGGGGAAAGAATGCATGAATTAGAAAGTAAAATGGCTAATGGAGATGAAAGTAACCAAATGATGAAAGAATACGGGCAGTTACTTGATGAATTCACGAGAAGAGGAGGGTACGAAAGAGAGGCGGCAATACAACAGGTTGCTAATGGCCTTGGAATTCAACACCTTCTTGAATCGCCTTTTGAGCAATTAAGTGGTGGCGAGAAGACAAAGGTTAGCCTTGGACTTTTGCTGTTACAAGAGCCCGAGTTGCTTTTGCTGGATGAACCAACCAATCATCTGGATATTGAAGCTGTAGAATGGTTAGAAGGATTTATAAATCACTATCGTGGGACAGTGCTCATCATCTCACACGACCGCTATTTTCTTGATGAAGTGGTAACAAAAATCATGGATCTGGAAGACGGTGAGCTCACCATTTATCACGGCTCTTACAGTGAGTTTGTTACACAGAAAGAAGAAATGCTTCTAACTGAATTTGCTGCTTATCAAGAACAGCAAAAGAAAATAAGGAAAATGAAAGAAGCGATCAAACGCCTAAGGGAGTGGGCAAATCAGGCGAGCCCTCCAAATGCAGCGCTGCATAAGCGTGCACGCAATATGGAGCGGGCATTAGAACGTATGAACAAAATCAAAAAACCTACTCTGGATCGAAAAAAGATGGGTCTTGAATTTGATATGGCTGATCGAAGTGGAAAAGATGTAGTAACGTTCGAAAATGTAGGTGTCGGATATGGTGAGAAACAGCTCCTCACTCAGGTGAACTGGCACGTTCGCTACAAGGAAAGAGTGGCGGTGGTAGGAAAGAATGGAAGTGGAAAAACCACTTTGCTGAAAGTTCTCCTTGGACAGCTTCAGCCTGTTCAAGGAAAAGTAACCACTGGTGGAAGCGTGAAAATCGGGTACCTCTCACAACATGTGCTGGAGGATCGCGGTGAGGAGCGTGTACTTGATTTGTATCGTGAAACTGCGAAAGTAACGGAAGGGGATGCAAGACATGAGCTTGCGCGATTTTTATTCTATGGATATCAGGTTTTTTCTAAAATCTCTTCCTTAAGCGGTGGCGAAAAGATGCGTCTCAGACTTGCGCAACTTATGAGTAAAGATATTAATTTATTAGTTCTTGATGAGCCAACCAATCATCTGGATATTGATTCGAGAGAGGTGTTGGAAGACGCACTGGAAAGGTTCCCGGGTACCATTATCTGTGTTTCTCACGATCGCTATTTATTGAATAAATGTTTTCCTGTCACGTACTGGCTTGAAGAAGGACGCCTTCATCATTACATTCTTTCATATAGCGATGCTAGAGAGAAACATAGGGAAGCTGTGAAGATGATTGAAGCGAGTGAAGAAGTACATCAAAATGTACATTCGAAGAGTGTAAGTAGGATAGAAACAACGGTTGAATCGATTGAGGATAAAGTAGATAAGCTTGAACAAGACTTATTTCAGATCGAAAGAAAATTGGAGCAATTAAGTGACAGTGACCATGAGAAATTAGTAGAACTTTACGAGAAAAAGCAAATTCT
- a CDS encoding RAxF-45 family protein — MSNAFVRTEFMDYVSICRAIFHDEAAIGTGVPNFSNFI, encoded by the coding sequence ATGTCAAACGCTTTTGTTCGTACGGAGTTTATGGATTATGTTTCGATTTGCCGTGCGATTTTTCATGATGAAGCCGCTATAGGGACAGGTGTGCCCAATTTTAGCAACTTCATATGA
- a CDS encoding DMT family transporter, translating to MAWIALLIAGLSEVGGVISLKLSEGFTKLKPSIFTIIFGGMSFYMLSISLKALPVGTAYAIWTGIGSAGSVLIGMYFFKEPKNRLQLVLISCVVISVIGLRVAEG from the coding sequence ATGGCATGGATTGCATTATTGATTGCTGGTCTTAGTGAAGTCGGTGGAGTGATTAGTTTAAAGCTATCGGAAGGTTTCACTAAGCTTAAGCCTTCCATTTTCACAATCATATTTGGGGGCATGAGTTTCTATATGCTTTCGATTTCACTAAAAGCACTACCAGTTGGAACCGCTTATGCGATCTGGACTGGAATTGGCTCTGCCGGAAGTGTTCTTATTGGAATGTACTTTTTCAAGGAGCCGAAAAACCGCCTCCAGCTCGTCCTCATATCATGTGTTGTCATTTCTGTGATTGGTCTTCGTGTGGCAGAGGGTTGA
- a CDS encoding DMT family transporter, whose amino-acid sequence MAWFYLVIGGLMEVLWAIGLKYSEGFTQPLISTLTIMGIATSFYFFAKALKYLPVGTAYAIFTGLGAAGTAVIGMMFLNESVSLIKMFFIFLLIASIVGLKLNSREA is encoded by the coding sequence ATGGCATGGTTTTATCTAGTAATCGGTGGATTGATGGAAGTACTATGGGCGATTGGCTTGAAATATTCTGAAGGTTTTACACAGCCATTAATCAGTACATTGACGATTATGGGGATCGCCACAAGTTTTTACTTTTTTGCAAAGGCATTAAAGTACTTGCCAGTAGGGACGGCATACGCTATTTTTACTGGTCTTGGGGCTGCGGGAACGGCTGTTATCGGGATGATGTTCTTGAATGAATCAGTCAGTCTCATTAAAATGTTTTTTATTTTCTTATTGATTGCTTCCATTGTTGGATTGAAATTAAATTCGAGAGAAGCATAA
- a CDS encoding TetR/AcrR family transcriptional regulator: MDTQERIKETALTLFARNGFEGTSLSDIASGVGIKKPSLYAHFKNKEDLFLSVIHKVTVDYNAFFEQTAVKVADMQPEEQLYRLLLKNTEYLRNDEMGLIFKRMMLFPPETLRSDLHSMFEKTEDVMRSVIKSILVQMVGNTEWERIFDAYLCLLDGVFEQVFYYSPDEHQKRLENSWTLFIGGVHSRMEGK, from the coding sequence TTGGATACCCAGGAAAGAATTAAAGAAACAGCCCTTACATTATTTGCTCGTAATGGATTTGAAGGGACCTCCCTTTCAGATATTGCTTCAGGTGTTGGAATAAAAAAACCTTCTTTGTATGCTCATTTTAAAAATAAAGAAGATCTATTCTTAAGCGTTATCCATAAAGTTACAGTGGATTACAATGCTTTTTTTGAACAAACAGCAGTTAAGGTGGCTGATATGCAACCTGAGGAGCAGCTTTATAGACTTCTTCTCAAAAATACGGAGTATTTACGCAATGATGAGATGGGTCTTATTTTTAAGCGAATGATGCTTTTTCCGCCCGAAACATTAAGAAGCGATCTCCATAGCATGTTTGAAAAAACAGAGGACGTGATGAGAAGTGTCATTAAATCGATTCTCGTTCAAATGGTAGGAAATACAGAGTGGGAGCGCATTTTTGATGCGTATTTATGTTTACTCGATGGTGTATTTGAGCAAGTATTCTATTATTCTCCTGATGAACATCAGAAGCGATTAGAAAACTCCTGGACGTTATTTATAGGAGGCGTACACAGTAGAATGGAGGGGAAATAG
- a CDS encoding FxLYD domain-containing protein, producing the protein MIFFLLGCGIAGYYFYEESVTNAAIRSFEQGENLAEKGDYEAAQKKFIESQQTRSRFPAAETNEDMMETAITVEKNLRKSEQERQKDNYQEALDLVNLAEEKAASYNGPLFTHIHKNIASKRTTVMVSELKYDMKGKESITDLKPVLTRAETLEVDEAQEIAEQIRSQIVDFSINEANQFLKENHFTKALRSVEEGLQMNKNNEKLLNLQNIINNRKEAFEAEQQQRIEQAMVAAAKEDEMNRTNAIELTEVKTNVTEYNELEVTGTVTSNATVPVNSIGASYTVFDSNGKEFDTGEVYINPDTLYPEDSGKFDFMIYDVGENVENLDEFTIKIDHFTWYLD; encoded by the coding sequence ATGATTTTCTTCCTACTGGGCTGTGGAATTGCAGGATATTATTTCTATGAAGAATCCGTAACGAATGCAGCCATTCGTTCTTTTGAACAAGGAGAGAATCTAGCCGAAAAAGGTGACTATGAGGCAGCACAGAAGAAATTTATAGAATCTCAGCAAACACGTTCTCGTTTTCCAGCAGCGGAGACGAATGAAGATATGATGGAAACAGCTATAACGGTTGAAAAAAATCTCCGAAAATCCGAACAGGAACGTCAAAAAGATAACTACCAGGAAGCACTTGATCTCGTCAATCTAGCAGAAGAAAAAGCTGCTTCTTACAATGGACCTCTCTTTACTCATATTCATAAAAATATCGCTTCGAAAAGAACAACAGTGATGGTTTCTGAACTGAAGTATGATATGAAAGGAAAAGAATCAATTACAGATTTAAAACCTGTTCTGACAAGAGCTGAAACGCTTGAAGTTGACGAAGCACAGGAAATCGCGGAACAAATAAGAAGTCAAATCGTCGACTTCTCTATAAACGAAGCAAATCAATTTCTCAAGGAAAACCATTTTACCAAAGCCCTGCGATCAGTAGAAGAGGGCTTACAAATGAATAAGAACAATGAAAAATTACTTAACCTACAGAATATAATTAACAACAGAAAAGAAGCTTTCGAGGCAGAACAACAGCAGCGTATTGAACAGGCTATGGTCGCAGCAGCAAAAGAAGATGAAATGAATCGAACGAATGCGATTGAGCTTACCGAGGTTAAAACAAACGTAACGGAATATAACGAACTAGAAGTAACTGGAACTGTAACGAGCAATGCAACTGTTCCCGTCAACTCGATTGGAGCTTCCTACACAGTATTCGATAGCAACGGTAAAGAGTTTGATACTGGTGAAGTCTATATCAATCCAGACACACTCTATCCGGAAGATAGTGGTAAGTTTGATTTCATGATTTATGATGTTGGTGAGAATGTTGAGAATCTCGATGAGTTTACAATTAAAATTGATCACTTCACATGGTATCTCGATTAA
- a CDS encoding S1C family serine protease — protein MSKKSAYLSLAFSLFIVIGGGSGFYFLHDYYKSSTVEATSSLGEKVKPIEQEVESLDLKSVIHETQKSVVQIEVNLKDGTSSGSGFLYNSDGDVITNAHVIEGAEKIIVKTSDAKQFEAQIIGMGETTDIAVIRVPGLKDYSPLPVTESRMAEVGDDIIALGSPLGLQNTVTTGIISGLDRKFILEPYRYEHIYQISAPITNGNSGGPLIDGKTGEAIAINSAGTDTGAIGFSIPLPNVIEQIKKWTEEPGEITVNEESKEAISTPQGLTGEDFKENATYLLGYFYESLSTQDYVTAYSLLGSRWQSNMTYESFRNGYIHTLDVEVSNMTGSLNKTNDEVKVTATIKADERTEDKKTTTSLYNVTYQIGYENDQLKILSGKAEKLK, from the coding sequence ATGTCTAAGAAATCTGCTTATCTATCCCTGGCTTTCTCCCTGTTCATCGTAATTGGGGGTGGCTCGGGTTTTTATTTTTTGCACGATTATTATAAAAGTTCAACTGTAGAAGCCACTTCTTCTCTTGGTGAAAAAGTAAAGCCTATTGAACAGGAAGTCGAATCGCTAGATTTAAAGTCAGTGATTCATGAAACCCAAAAAAGCGTTGTTCAAATTGAAGTCAACTTAAAGGACGGCACTTCGTCAGGATCAGGCTTCCTCTACAACTCTGATGGCGATGTAATTACAAACGCCCATGTTATAGAAGGGGCTGAAAAGATCATTGTTAAAACCTCGGATGCCAAACAGTTCGAAGCTCAGATTATTGGTATGGGTGAGACAACTGATATTGCTGTTATTCGTGTACCCGGATTAAAGGATTATTCCCCACTTCCGGTGACTGAATCAAGAATGGCAGAAGTCGGTGATGATATCATTGCGCTTGGAAGCCCACTTGGTCTCCAGAACACGGTAACTACAGGAATTATCAGTGGCCTTGATCGGAAGTTTATTCTCGAACCCTACCGGTATGAGCATATCTATCAAATATCTGCCCCTATTACAAATGGAAACAGCGGCGGTCCGTTAATTGATGGAAAAACGGGAGAAGCCATAGCCATTAACTCAGCAGGAACAGATACTGGTGCGATTGGCTTTAGTATTCCCCTCCCAAATGTAATTGAGCAAATCAAAAAGTGGACAGAAGAGCCTGGAGAGATAACAGTAAATGAAGAAAGCAAAGAAGCCATCTCGACTCCCCAGGGGCTTACTGGTGAGGACTTTAAAGAGAATGCTACGTATCTACTTGGCTACTTTTATGAAAGCCTATCAACACAAGACTACGTAACCGCTTATTCCCTGCTTGGGAGTCGGTGGCAAAGTAATATGACGTATGAGAGTTTCAGAAATGGTTATATTCACACCCTGGATGTTGAGGTCTCGAATATGACTGGGAGCTTAAACAAAACAAACGATGAGGTAAAGGTAACGGCAACGATTAAAGCGGATGAGCGAACTGAAGATAAAAAGACTACAACATCTCTTTATAATGTGACCTACCAGATTGGCTATGAGAATGATCAATTGAAAATTCTTAGCGGAAAGGCTGAGAAATTGAAGTAG
- a CDS encoding cytochrome c oxidase assembly protein produces MLYELILISPFMCILVLYFVAAIVSSRKERLKKWPLYRYGLWFLGVFSAVAALVGPVAKQAHVDFTAHMLGHLLLGMLAPLLLALAAPMTLVLRTLSVSSARRVSSILKSKFVRLISHPIFALFLNIGGLWFLYATDLYAAMQQSLILHWIVHLHVFLAGYLFTVSIIYIDPTPHQYPFIYRGIVFLLAFAGHGILSKYIYAHPPVGVTVADAEAGGMLMYYGGDIIDATLICILFYQWFRATRSHRFAN; encoded by the coding sequence ATGTTATACGAATTAATTCTGATTTCACCATTTATGTGTATTCTCGTTTTATATTTTGTAGCTGCAATTGTTTCAAGCCGGAAAGAGCGTCTAAAGAAGTGGCCATTATATCGCTACGGACTCTGGTTTTTAGGGGTTTTTAGTGCAGTTGCAGCACTAGTCGGCCCTGTGGCGAAACAAGCTCATGTGGATTTTACTGCACATATGTTGGGGCATTTATTGCTGGGTATGCTTGCGCCACTCCTTTTAGCTCTCGCTGCCCCCATGACACTTGTTTTGCGAACACTTAGCGTTTCTTCAGCAAGAAGAGTTTCATCCATTTTAAAAAGTAAATTCGTTAGATTAATTAGTCATCCAATCTTTGCATTGTTCCTGAATATTGGAGGGTTATGGTTTCTTTATGCAACTGATTTATACGCGGCGATGCAACAAAGTCTTATCTTACATTGGATCGTGCATCTCCATGTGTTTTTAGCAGGTTACCTATTTACTGTATCAATCATCTATATTGATCCTACCCCGCATCAATATCCGTTTATTTATCGGGGAATTGTGTTTTTACTTGCTTTTGCAGGGCATGGAATACTGTCAAAATACATTTACGCTCATCCTCCTGTTGGTGTTACAGTAGCAGATGCAGAAGCTGGTGGGATGTTAATGTATTATGGCGGTGATATTATTGATGCGACACTTATTTGTATTCTCTTTTATCAATGGTTCAGAGCTACCCGCTCTCATAGATTCGCAAATTAA
- a CDS encoding DUF2243 domain-containing protein, with protein sequence MSSEKLNRFKYSKRNLWSGILLGIGIAAFLDETIFHQLLHWHHFYDKSTTNMGLVSDGLFHAFSWFATIGSLFLVADLRSRSAFWLTRWIGGMLLGMGGFQLYDGTIQHKLLRIHQIRYVEDVVLYDLVWNLSAIGMLIVGLFFFIKTQRKLNSGIYHK encoded by the coding sequence ATGTCATCAGAAAAGTTAAATCGCTTCAAGTATTCCAAACGGAATTTGTGGTCAGGAATTTTATTAGGTATAGGTATTGCAGCTTTCTTAGATGAAACTATTTTCCATCAATTATTACACTGGCATCATTTCTATGATAAATCTACGACGAATATGGGACTTGTATCTGATGGATTGTTTCACGCTTTTAGCTGGTTTGCTACGATTGGATCGTTGTTTCTCGTTGCCGATCTTAGAAGTAGAAGTGCATTCTGGCTAACAAGATGGATAGGCGGCATGTTACTTGGGATGGGTGGATTCCAATTATACGACGGAACCATTCAGCATAAGCTACTGCGAATTCATCAGATCCGTTATGTAGAGGATGTTGTTCTCTATGACCTTGTCTGGAACCTTTCAGCTATTGGGATGCTTATCGTAGGTTTATTCTTCTTCATAAAAACGCAGCGAAAATTAAACAGCGGAATTTATCATAAATGA
- a CDS encoding SPL family radical SAM protein, translated as MKPSVNTRTSRSILTKGSGFLHGYSHTLNPYAGCAFGCSYCYVRRMPIALFREEDWGEWVDIKENAVALVKKEIPKARKKGKVSIFMSSSTDPYQPIDYKTSLTRDILEAMVDQQPDFLFLQTRSPLVTRDIDLLRKLNNKVLVSITVETDLDSVRKIFAPSAPPIAGRLKALQELREAGIPAQAAVAPLLPCSEKFPEKLSEATSRVTLDDFFMGDGSGGKRTEQLGIRKLFEENGFADWYDRRAYLKIKKRLEKVYPAEAIHISQEGFFPNR; from the coding sequence GTGAAACCTTCAGTTAATACTCGAACATCCCGGTCGATCCTAACGAAAGGGAGCGGATTCCTTCACGGTTACAGCCATACACTAAATCCCTATGCAGGCTGTGCATTCGGGTGCTCATATTGCTATGTTCGAAGAATGCCAATTGCCCTATTTCGTGAGGAGGATTGGGGAGAGTGGGTTGATATTAAAGAGAATGCAGTAGCTCTAGTGAAAAAGGAAATACCAAAGGCACGGAAAAAGGGGAAGGTATCGATCTTTATGTCATCATCGACAGATCCTTACCAGCCCATTGACTATAAGACCAGTTTAACGAGAGACATACTTGAAGCTATGGTAGATCAGCAGCCCGATTTCTTGTTTCTTCAAACTCGTTCACCGCTTGTCACGAGGGACATCGACCTCCTTAGGAAATTGAATAATAAAGTGCTGGTCAGTATCACGGTGGAAACAGATCTTGATTCAGTACGTAAAATTTTCGCTCCTTCAGCACCTCCGATCGCAGGCCGCTTAAAAGCGCTTCAGGAATTGAGGGAAGCAGGTATACCTGCTCAGGCAGCGGTGGCACCGCTTCTTCCATGTTCGGAAAAGTTTCCTGAGAAGCTTTCAGAAGCTACAAGTCGCGTTACGCTAGACGATTTCTTTATGGGAGATGGCAGCGGTGGAAAGCGAACAGAGCAACTAGGAATTCGTAAGCTTTTTGAAGAGAATGGATTTGCTGACTGGTATGACCGTAGAGCCTACTTGAAAATAAAAAAAAGATTGGAAAAAGTTTATCCTGCTGAGGCAATTCATATTTCTCAGGAAGGTTTTTTCCCCAATAGGTGA
- a CDS encoding LysR family transcriptional regulator, with product MNINWLRTFVAAATYENFREASEKLFLAQPTVTVHIQQLEKSIESKLFIKSGRRVVLSEAGRQYLPHAKRMLEQHEQSLQHMTGWKQGYHRKLTIAVSPLIAATVLPYVLQQFMKHHPSIEVVVKVSESNDIGEMIAKNEADFGLSRMKAVHPHLINEKIGGDPIVLVVPHDGGDSETSLPLSLNDFCHSSTLLTHNHPGYWDDLLIELRSRQEGIRTMVVSQVHITKRFIEEGLGFSFLPRSSVQRELFEGRMLEVETGDMRLPEVYTYMVFHHLTEEATIFKEFIEKYMH from the coding sequence ATGAACATCAATTGGCTTCGTACCTTTGTTGCCGCAGCAACGTATGAAAACTTCAGAGAAGCGTCAGAAAAACTATTTTTAGCGCAGCCCACCGTGACGGTTCATATTCAACAGTTGGAAAAGAGTATCGAAAGTAAGCTTTTCATAAAAAGTGGGAGAAGAGTTGTTCTTTCGGAAGCAGGTAGACAGTATCTTCCACATGCGAAGAGGATGCTTGAACAGCATGAGCAAAGCCTGCAGCATATGACAGGCTGGAAGCAGGGGTATCATCGGAAGTTAACCATAGCCGTGTCACCGCTTATTGCGGCAACGGTTCTTCCTTATGTCCTTCAACAATTTATGAAGCATCATCCCTCCATTGAGGTTGTTGTTAAAGTAAGCGAGTCAAATGATATAGGAGAAATGATTGCAAAAAATGAGGCTGATTTTGGTTTATCACGAATGAAAGCCGTCCATCCCCATCTCATTAATGAAAAAATTGGAGGTGATCCAATCGTTCTTGTCGTGCCACATGATGGTGGCGATTCGGAAACAAGTCTGCCCCTTTCGCTTAATGATTTCTGCCATAGCTCGACGCTGTTAACGCATAACCATCCAGGATACTGGGATGATCTTTTAATTGAGTTGCGTTCAAGACAGGAGGGGATACGAACGATGGTCGTCTCACAGGTTCATATTACGAAGCGGTTTATTGAAGAAGGACTGGGGTTTTCATTCTTACCGCGTTCTTCCGTTCAGAGAGAGCTTTTTGAAGGAAGAATGCTTGAAGTCGAGACAGGAGACATGCGTTTGCCTGAGGTTTATACGTATATGGTTTTTCATCACTTAACGGAAGAAGCGACTATTTTTAAGGAGTTCATAGAAAAATATATGCATTAA
- a CDS encoding citrate synthase/methylcitrate synthase codes for MIHAGLEGIVAADSKISLVDGENGLLVYRGEWAESIAKHYSFEEATYFLWHGSAPKKTQFDNITSEFGQARHLTAAQKKIIDLLPESMEIMAVIRTILSSMGEEDFQFPATHTQGMRLLGIIPTIIAYRYRSQKGLPIIDPDDKLSHVGNFLYMLKGETPVEQHVKALTAYFILTMEHGLNASTFTARVIASTESDLVSAITGAIGAMKGPLHGGAPTGVIDLLEEIKHDGNSERVLRKKLENREKLMGFGHRIYKTRDPRAAALSEITSNFYDDEEFSLAHEVEDTAVRLLKEYKPDRKLYANVEYYAAAILRAIELPTELFTPTFTAARCAGWIAHVFEQNENNRIIRPSSVYSGEMPEYR; via the coding sequence ATGATTCACGCTGGACTTGAAGGAATTGTCGCGGCAGATTCCAAAATCAGTCTTGTCGACGGAGAAAACGGACTTCTCGTTTATAGAGGGGAATGGGCTGAATCCATTGCCAAACATTACTCATTTGAAGAAGCGACTTACTTTCTCTGGCATGGCTCGGCCCCTAAAAAAACGCAGTTTGATAATATCACATCCGAGTTTGGACAGGCGAGACACCTAACAGCCGCTCAAAAGAAAATCATTGATCTATTGCCGGAAAGCATGGAAATAATGGCTGTCATTCGAACGATTTTATCGTCAATGGGAGAAGAAGACTTCCAGTTCCCGGCAACACATACACAAGGCATGCGTCTTCTTGGTATCATTCCAACGATTATTGCCTACCGTTACCGAAGCCAAAAAGGGCTACCTATCATTGATCCAGATGACAAGCTATCTCACGTTGGTAACTTCTTGTATATGCTAAAAGGAGAAACGCCTGTCGAACAGCATGTAAAAGCATTGACTGCTTATTTTATTCTTACAATGGAACACGGACTAAACGCCTCCACTTTTACAGCACGGGTTATTGCTTCAACAGAAAGTGACCTTGTTTCAGCTATAACCGGTGCAATCGGAGCTATGAAAGGCCCACTTCATGGGGGTGCACCAACCGGCGTAATTGATTTGCTGGAAGAAATCAAACACGACGGCAATTCTGAGAGAGTTTTACGAAAAAAACTTGAGAACCGAGAGAAGCTAATGGGATTTGGCCATCGCATTTATAAAACAAGAGACCCACGCGCTGCAGCGCTTAGCGAGATTACCTCCAATTTTTACGACGATGAAGAGTTTTCATTGGCTCACGAGGTAGAAGATACAGCTGTCAGACTACTAAAGGAATATAAGCCTGACAGAAAGCTTTATGCGAATGTGGAGTACTATGCTGCTGCAATCCTTCGAGCGATCGAATTACCTACAGAACTATTCACCCCAACCTTCACCGCCGCACGATGCGCCGGCTGGATCGCACACGTATTCGAACAAAATGAAAACAACCGGATCATTAGACCCTCTTCTGTTTATAGTGGAGAGATGCCAGAGTATAGATGA
- the queC gene encoding 7-cyano-7-deazaguanine synthase QueC: MSKKAVIVLSGGLDSTTCMGIAKEKGYELYPITFHYGQKHNREVEQAKKVADHYNAPDHRIVNISFLNQIGGSALTDDSIDVPTDLAEDEIPVTYVPARNMIFLSLASAYAEVIGAEAIYIGVSAVDYSGYPDCRPEFIESMNETVNLATKAGATGSKMVIETPLINLTKGKTVEEGLRLNVPYELTTSCYNGEEEACGECDSCRLRLKGFEDAGAVDPIPYKA, encoded by the coding sequence ATGAGTAAAAAAGCAGTTATTGTTCTAAGCGGAGGATTGGATAGTACAACATGCATGGGAATTGCGAAGGAAAAGGGATATGAACTCTATCCGATTACTTTTCATTATGGACAGAAACATAACCGTGAAGTGGAACAGGCTAAAAAAGTAGCTGACCATTACAACGCGCCGGATCACCGCATTGTGAATATCAGTTTCTTGAATCAAATTGGTGGAAGTGCACTAACGGACGATTCCATCGATGTGCCAACAGATCTGGCGGAAGATGAAATTCCGGTGACGTACGTACCGGCTCGTAATATGATCTTTCTCTCGTTAGCCTCAGCTTATGCTGAAGTAATCGGGGCAGAAGCCATTTATATCGGTGTTTCTGCAGTGGATTACAGTGGATATCCAGACTGTAGACCTGAGTTTATCGAGAGCATGAATGAAACAGTGAACCTTGCAACGAAAGCAGGGGCTACAGGTAGTAAAATGGTCATCGAAACACCACTTATTAACCTGACAAAAGGAAAAACCGTTGAAGAAGGACTCAGACTTAATGTCCCTTATGAACTAACGACGTCTTGCTATAATGGTGAGGAAGAGGCATGTGGCGAGTGCGATAGCTGCCGCCTTCGTCTTAAAGGCTTTGAGGATGCGGGCGCTGTTGATCCGATTCCATATAAAGCATAA